A genomic stretch from Euwallacea fornicatus isolate EFF26 chromosome 28, ASM4011564v1, whole genome shotgun sequence includes:
- the LOC136347319 gene encoding uro-adherence factor A-like isoform X2: protein MATTDSSPNVGSHKENIQNSLEHNMYKNFFDAVDDVYSLLQSQNALQIKQLSMLVSKLKELKNISIPQGQLPEFINCALNYIEIVLTFISTLKDYTRQKELVLYFLYMIPYFFNKPEEVEEFMKEATVKILELFMFGNFSIVSNRELLGTFNSIAIKSSKETRTAVAEKTLYYMYKLIDSLSTYGDYGLQADIMETLFRIYGSHIRGKKIKYDLLPGSAELSEELATNISSDNFDLHVRHWLNKFNQNSSLIFTLPCQQLVFGDVAVKNIQEFGPITWLDFDLKEQIIGFYMEGRDSTWNRVIFFAKNVSNVNVNRQFTTYNKTTTVTVILSKPCISEAMDSQDYCNSLSKELKIVISNEERDKITKLISHVLPKIFGDVFTHSSSRISQKLKQVYKPLRMKVSKSVPCRRSITDVENLNVSEKNTPHPIHTVQENVSLPEIKYSCLARESIPSTSRSLSSYNKKHVQLAKRPEQNGESCHNCSFVLTEFSRTDVASDRASLIPSRSSEVFSSRGSSHNAACVSQFQSDEQIQENMVASDLVIEDDIPLSSTIEIISGHCQRSHSCSLITENVEFKHSEVFSSSPVKRSTHSSQLQLIENTFCSTLFNNGDFKGTKTSVFKTSEEVMSDKYETAVENLIELDLEDALHHQEIPRFHIVEVKSQKETVPINIKVPEKSDVFPTITDVPLVSSTKNHAEDTTSQDLFATSQSCSATHELSVNNSNYICDMPTHENKKAETETFSEDRNFTELSMTVNIGAASDKLFSESAVFVTEEGKVQNGEIVEVFIDLTEDEPAVEKHGEKLNVESQIKNMNVDAEVVQNTTNAEVLPVSNISGLLGKSSKHEYADKASEEVVSDKFETAVENLVQLELEAAPDYQNIPRFEVAEIKSQNETVIIDKKIPDELEIYPTIMNAALVAPIKHATENATSQDLFATTQRCCSDYEITANSSEDIFCIRTQQNKKTESQIFPESKVFTELNMAVNIGAASDEPFSELAAPADRRVRIQGNEVAEVFIDLTEDEPDVKKHLDKPDIETQLENMNLDVDAVQNSTDVEEMPILNTQELLGVLGKSSTHESSDKDVMSSKTSELPPTFIVIDDKSNAPAKCVQRKPRRLIKMGKKLFHLDNLMPKIGTSGEGPTIEEVNSKTADVLIKQTRAAVLNTLEEVQVINGVQKKIDETAVSLNSKVMSENLTESPAQACITIKGHSEDVIESIVKNVDPGECRPDSSNQTHNTFKSGSITHDAYPNCYNSPQIETSFTSLRHNSEITFHPTENSEFDFDFLQKTQKSQKASQESVMSDLILKKSAKRLVSNDSMEALPVENSEDKIHPNCSNPSQIEPILRQLSIIVSRMVIPHPINSSQSDFDLVQKTYVSEKASSDLDMNNFIVEKPASALATDDNIEALATAPGSKGQKVEDSSKKNKTSNTSFNSPSRNLKVTNFTEPVDSSSIVSVLPTIVTTVAAVHCTNNEETTNNSSSVIASQTRLNTEEQAPVVTSTCIDHDVIETIGEVSTNQRNPIIIEKVVNAHPISNEGVYVPKSPSNKSNSIHVQQANSPVLTINKIPKVMLNRLDLKTKKISENYVETDSGIDEILHLWDKKQDNDKNEKESDKIGANSRRVLYKEGSFSYLDDIELTTRTTPEMSQTPEPIEVTSKKKKTKNKQQKDELLSTKETSHKNTSLRAKKKRQSVKPAPLLYDPVASKNLREIFEKTCENIFNRTTQNYIQIDPMNRAFELGNLDVAVRGVKESENSHHSLISPVNIMSPKSPQLPELDTPPDLTWPEIETVPKPAINVLQHIVVPSQASKRQLNIEVPPPLDNSPPKKIRLDENIASPSISVVSNHTSEITDRALSIITYVCSLANQRNETASTNLGLIMDFIDRLKQ, encoded by the exons ATGGCAACGACTGATTCTAGTCCCAATGTAGGATCTCATAAAgagaatattcaaaattcattaGAACATAATATgtacaagaatttttttgatgCGGTAGATGATGTTTACAGCCTGTTGCAA tcGCAGAATGCTTTACAGATCAAGCAATTAAGTATGCTGGTCTCAAAACTGaaagaactgaaaaatatttctatccCACAAGGGCAACTTCCAGAATTTATCAATTGTGCCttaaattatattgaaataGTTTTGACTTTCATTTCCACTCTGAAGGATTACACCAGACAAAAAGAATTAgtgctttattttttatatatgatTCCA tattttttcaataagcCAGAGGAGGTTGAAGAGTTTATGAAAGAGGCCACAGTTAAGATCTTGGAGTTGTTTATGttcggaaatttttcaatagttAGTAACAGGGAGTTGCTAGGTACATTTAACTCAATTGCTATCAAGTCAAGTAAGGAAACTCGCACAGCAGTTGCTGAGAAAACATTGTATTATAT gTATAAATTGATAGATTCGCTCTCGACCTATGGAGATTATGGATTACAAGCTGATATTATGGAAACCTTGTTTAGAATATACGGTTCTCACATTcgtggcaaaaaaattaagtatgaCCTCCTACCTGGATCTGCTGAATTAAGTGAAGAATTAGCTACAAATATCTCAAGCGACAATTTTGATCTCCATGTCAGACACTGGCTAAACAAGTTTAACCAAAATTcgtcattaatttttacattgcCTTGCCAGCAATTAGTTTTCGGTGATGTTGCTGTCAAAAACATACAAGAG ttTGGACCCATTACATGGCtagattttgatttgaaaGAACAGATTATTGGTTTCTATATGGAGGGCAGAGATTCTACTTGGAATCGAGTTATTTTCTTTGCTAAAAACGTTAGCAATGTGAATGTGAATAG ACAATTCACCACATACAATAAGACGACTACAGTGACCGTGATTCTTTCAAAGCCCTGCATTAGTGAAGCTATGGATTCTCAGGACTACTGTAATTCTTTGagtaaagaattaaaaattgttataagtAATGAAGAAAGagataaaattacaaaacttatTTCCCAcgttttaccaaaaattttcGGAGATGTTTTTACG CACTCTTCCTCACGGATTTCGCAAAAATTAA aacaaGTTTACAAACCATTACGAATGAAGGTCTCCAAAAGCGTGCCCTGCCGTAGATCTATTACGGATGTTGAAAATCTG AATGTGTCGGAGAAAAACACTCCGCATCCTATACATACAGTCCAAGAAAATGTATCTTTgccagaaataaaatattcatgtttAGCAAGAGAGAGCATTCCGTCAACATCACGG tctcTCTCCAGTTATAACAAAAAGCACGTCCAGCTAGCGAAACGACCTGAACAGAATGGAGAAAGTTGCCATAATTGTTCCTTT GTATTAACCGAGTTTTCAAGGACGGATGTAGCGTCAGATCGTGCCAGTTTAATACCTTCGCGCAGTTCTGAAGTATTTTCAAGTAGAGGAAGTAGTCATAATGCCGCATGTGTTTCACAATTTCAAAGTGATG AGCAAATTCAAGAGAACATGGTGGCCTCCGATCTTGTCATTGAAGACGATATTCCATTATCGTCGACCATAGAAATTATTTCgg GTCATTGTCAACGATCTCATAGTTGTTCGTTGATAACCGAAAATGTTGAATTCAAACATTCAGAAGTATTTTCTTCATCTCCAGTCAAACGATCCACCCATAGCTCTCAATTGCAGTTAAtagaaaatactttttgcTCGACTCTATTTAATAATGGAGATTTTAAAGGAACTAAAACATCTGTTTTTAAAACTTCTGAAGAAGTTATGTCAGATAAATATGAAACTGCAGTGgagaatttaattgaattagaCTTGGAAGATGCACTACATCATCAGGAAATACCGCGTTTTCACATAGTTGAGGTAAAATCTCAAAAAGAAACAGTTCCCATAAACATAAAAGTTCCTGAAAAGTCGGACGTCTTCCCAACTATAACGGACGTCCCTTTAGTCTCATCAACTAAGAACCACGCAGAAGATACCACAAGTCAAGATTTATTTGCTACCAGTCAAAGTTGCAGTGCCACTCATGAACTTTCTGTAAATAATTCCAATTATATTTGCGACATGCCTACgcatgaaaataaaaaagccgAAACTGAAACTTTCTCAGAAGACAGGAACTTTACTGAACTGAGTATGACAGTTAATATTGGCGCTGCTTCAGATAAGCTGTTTTCAGAATCAGCTGTCTTTGTTACTGAAGAGGGTAAAGTACAAAATGGCGAAATAGTAGAGGTATTCATCGACTTGACCGAGGATGAACCGGCTGTTGAAAAGCACGGTGAAAAACTAAATGTTGAATCAcagattaaaaatatgaacgtTGATGCTGAGGTGGTTCAAAATACCACTAACGCTGAGGTATTGCCGGTATCGAATATTAGTGGATTGTTGGGCAAGAGTTCCAAGCACGAGTATGCGGATAAAG CATCTGAAGAGGTTGTGTCggataaatttgaaactgcagTGGAGAATTTAGTTCAGTTAGAATTGGAAGCTGCACCAGATTATCAGAATATACCCCGTTTTGAAGTAGCTGAGATAAAATCTCAAAACGAAACAGTAATCATAGACAAGAAGATACCAGATGAGTTAGAGATCTACCCAACTATCATGAATGCCGCCTTAGTCGCACCTATAAAACACGCCACGGAAAATGCTACGAGCCAAGATTTATTTGCTACCACTCAAAGATGCTGTAGCGATTATGAAATTACTGCAAATAGCTCAGAAGATATCTTCTGCATACGTAcgcaacaaaataaaaaaacagaatCTCAAATCTTTCCAGAAAGCAAGGTCTTTACTGAACTAAATATGGCAGTTAACATTGGCGCTGCTTCAGATGAGCCGTTTTCAGAATTAGCAGCCCCTGCTGATAGAAGGGTTAGAATACAAGGCAACGAAGTAGCAGAAGTATTCATCGATTTGACGGAGGATGAGCCGGATGTTAAAAAGCACCTTGATAAACCCGATATTGAGACGCAGCTTGAAAATATGAACCTTGACGTTGATGCAGTTCAAAATTCTACTGATGTTGAGGAAATGCCAATATTGAATACTCAGGAATTGTTAGGTGTGTTGGGCAAAAGTTCCACGCACGAATCTTCTGATAAAG atgtaATGAGTTCGAAAACGAGCGAACTTCCACCGACCTTTATCGTAATTGACGATAAATCGAATGCTCCGGCGAAATGCGTTCAGAGGAAACCTCGtcgattaataaaaatgggCAAGAAACTGTTTCATTTAGATAATCTTATGCCTAAAATTGGGACATCTGGTGAAGGGCCAACAATAGAAGAAGTAAACAGTAAAACTGCAGACGTTTTGATAAAGCAAACTCGGGCAGCTGTTCTTA ATACTTTAGAAGAAGTGCAAGTGATTAACGGGGTTCAGAAAAAGATTGACGAAACCGCTGTTTCCTTAAATAGTAAAGTTATGAGTGAGAACTTGACGGAATCTCCGGCTCAAGCATGTATCACTATTAAGG GTCATTCAGAAGATGTGATTGAGAGCATTGTGAAAAATGTTGATCCAGGTGAATGCAGACCGGACTCTTCAAACCAAACGCATAACACTTTTAAAAGTGGGTCTATAACAC atgATGCATATCCTAATTGCTACAATTCTCCACAAATTGAAACAAGTTTTACATCGTTGAGACACAATTCCGAAATAACTTTTCATCCAACAGAGAATTCGGAATTCGATTTTGACTTTCTGCAGAAAACGCAAAAATCTCAGAAAGCCAGTCAAGAATCAGTAATGAGcgacttaattttaaaaaaatctgcgAAGCGTTTAGTCAGTAATGATAGTATGGAAGCACTACCTGTTGAGAATAGTGAAG ATAAGATACATCCCAATTGCAGCAATCCTTCACAGATTGAACCAATTCTTAGGCAATTAAGTATTATCGTTAGTCGCATGGTAATTCCTCACCCAATCAACAGTTCGCAATCGGATTTTGATTTGGTGCAGAAAACCTACGTGTCTGAGAAGGCTAGCTCAGACTTGGACATGAACAATTTCATTGTAGAAAAGCCTGCGAGCGCTTTAGCCACTGATGATAATATAGAAGCATTAGCTACTGCGCCAGGTAGCAAAG GTCAAAAAGTGGAAGATAGCtctaaaaagaataaaacttCGAATACTAGTTTCAACTCTCCATCAAGAAACTTAAAAGTG ACAAATTTTACGGAGCCCGTAGATAGTAGCTCAATTGTATCTGTGTTGCCTACCATTGTGACAACGGTGGCTGCTGTTCACTGTACCAATAATGAAG AAACTACAAATAATAGTTCATCCGTTATTGCTTCACAAACAAGACTTAATACTGAAGAACAAGCCCCAGTTGTTACATCTACATGTATTG ATCATGATGTCATTGAAACAATAGGTGAGGTTTCAACAAATCAGCGAAATCCGATCATTATTGAAAAGGTAGTTAATGCTCACCCTATTTCGAATGAAG GTGTGTATGTCCCAAAATCTCCGTCAAATAAGTCCAATTCAATCCATGTTCAGCAAGCTAATTCACCGGTTCTGACGATAAATAAGATCCCGAAAGTAATGTTGAATCGTTTAGACTTAAAAACTAAGAAGATAAGTGAAAATTATGTAGAAACTGACTCCGGGATAGATGAAATATTGCATTTGTGGGATAAAAAACAGGataatgataaaaatgaaaaggagTCTGATAAAATCGGGGCCAATAGTAGGCGTGTCCTCTACAAGGAGGGTAGCTTTTCATATTTAGATGATATAGAat TGACAACAAGAACTACACCTGAGATGTCTCAAACGCCAGAACCCATCGAAGtaacttcaaagaaaaagaaaactaaaaataaacaacagaAGGACGAGTTACTATCAACGAAAGAAACATCTCACAAGAATACATCGCTAAGAGCTAAAAAGAAACGACAAA GTGTTAAACCCGCACCTCTGCTCTACGATCCAGTTGCTTCTAAAAATCTTCGGGAGATATTTGAAAAGACCTGcgaaaacatatttaatagAACAACACAAAATTACATTCAAATAGACCCTATGAACAGAGCATTTGAATTGGGCAATTTGGACGTGGCTGtcag GGGAGTTAAAGAGTCCGAAAATTCACATCATTCGCTAATCTCGCCTGTAAATATTATGAGCCCCAAGAGTCCTCAGCTTCCTGAACTGGATACCCCTCCCGATTTAACCTGGCCAGAAATTGAAACTGTGCCAAAACCAGCGATAAACGTTCTACAGCATATTGTG GTTCCAAGTCAAGCTTCCAAGCGACAACTTAATATTGAAGTTCCTCCTCCTTTGGACAATTCGCCACCAAAGAAGATAAGACTGGATGAAAACATTGCGTCTCCATCAATTTCAGTCGTATCCAACCATACATCGGAAATAACTG atAGAGCACTCAGTATCATCACATACGTATGTTCTTTAGCGAATCAAAGAAATGAAACTGCGTCCACAAACCTTGGATTGATAATGGATTTTATCGACAGATTGAAGCAGTAG